tttaatatataggtgtgtgtgtgtgtgtgtgtgtgtgtgtgtgtgtgtgtgtgtgtgtgtacatgtaagtgaaaaaaattaaaactattcaacTATATAAGCGATGACATACTTGTATGAACCTAAATTTCATCGCATAGTCGTAGagattttacaaatattatttcagTAAGGATTACAACCTCGTGAAAAACGAAACGAGTGAAAGAAAAATCACATATATTAAGGAGGAAAATTTAGAAGAAGATACAAACGCCCCCGGGCGCGCACTTTAGTCGCGCTCTTTTTAAGCTACGCAAGTTGGGCAAGTAGGAATCAAACAACAACTGCTAAGACGATAAGTGCACTGGAACCCGTATGAATAAAGTAGGgctgtattttacaaaattttagtaatgttatattatttgcttttcacTTCTTATTTTTTGGTTAGCGCATTTGTCTTCTTTCAGTGTATTGGAACAATGATGtcgacaaataaataaaaaaataaaaagttgctcACAAACATTTCCGTTCGCTCATCTATTTGAAGCTGTTAATTTTCGGAAGAGCAATGTTCAAGCAAAACTTACCACCtgaaaattaaactgttttttattctGCGATACGCATAACGATAACCATAGGATAGCATTGTTTCAGTTTGATCGGTTAGCGTTTGCCTTTACCCTTAGGTGCTTAATGCACGGCGGGAGGGGAAGTCTACTGATTTATGGGCAATTTCGGCTCCCGCCCCAAACATTGTTAAGACACTTTTCCCCCTCTGGCAGCCCTCGTCCTTTTATcgatttgttttgtttgtgatcaacaaaaaagcaacaacgtacaagtgaataaaaataaaatcagcaaGAATCTGTCACTAATTAGAGTAAAGCCTGTCAGTGTAATAAGGCTTTAAAAATGGTcgacatttaaaaaatctcgTATCTTTCGTAAatcttgctttaaaaaaaaaatattgagttttcGCTTGTTTCTTGACGTAGTATAAAAACCTCTATAGGCatattaaatctttttgaaattctGATGAAGCAGTCGTTAAAAAAAGGCGCATTTGACTGCAAGCCACTCTAAAATTGAATAGTTTTTGTCGTGATCTAGAAAGAACCTTCGACCCACCGTTTTATTAAGACCTAAACTTCGTTCAATTGGTGTGCACTAAAATTTCCACGCCGCTTTTATTTCCAACAAAGCCGATCGCCCTCCCCTTCCTCTCTTGTTTTAAGAACTCCACAGTAAACAATATAAGAGTTGCATTTTTTGTTAACACGTCCAGGTAATCGGTCTCaatttttgaaacttagtttttgttttgttttgtttttttcctatctttttttctattcaattttgatgttctaaatgtctttttgaaatttccGGCCATATTATAGAATTACTTTTCTTAACTGTTTTTACTTGTTACTTTTAACTACGTATTAAATATGCTGCTTTTTGGCGTGTGGCTCTCAAAGTGAATAGTTACCAACTTTTTAATGGAATAATTAGTGAGCCAATTACAATGCTTTGCCGTCCAGTGTGACTGCATAAATGCGACTAGTTTCATTTGATAACAGAATTCAGTGTCGTAAGTTAAAATATTCGCTGCCGCAATATTAAACAACAGATAGAAATAAAATGTTCACCAAAGTCATTTTGATCGCCTCAGTCATTTTGGCAGTCACCGCCAACGAGCAATGGCAATCAGATGGTCCAACTGAATCTCATAAAGAATACGAACCCGAGAGCGAATACGAAAGTCAATACGGATCTAAAAACGAGTATCATCCGAAGTAAGAATAGTTACAAACCAAAGAAAGTTTATTGCTTAGGTAAGGCGAGaccttttttataaacatgtaGACTCGTTATTTCGTTTAAACAAAACTGGTGACCTcaactttttatatgtttttcttgttgttgttgctgttgttgttgttgtcgaGTCAGAGATGCAAATTTAacgtatttattttgttttaaaaattaaatttaggtGTTGACGTCACTAACGACTGCGTATATCGCGCTGATAACAACTACGCTATCGATGACAAGCCAAGATCTGGTTACGTAGCTTGTGTTAACAAAAGTGCCATATGTATGCCTTGTCCATACGGATTGGTTTTTTGTTCCAAAGCTGGCTACAAGGGTCTCGGTCAATGCCTCGGCAAATACGACGAATGCCCACCTCGCTCATATTGATGATGTTTACAAGAAgctatttatataaacaatttgtgaaacatatttgatttgtttttatatttttattaaattaacgccgtattttatagttttatagaaCGGTTGAAAGAGTAAATTAAAATGCTTTCACTCGTTGTAATTTGACTGTATCGAGCTATTCtcatttagttttaatagaAGCAACAATAAATGGTGAAATAAACGCTTTATTTTGATCGAGTGTCCTCAAATCCGGAGCGTAGTCgctttacttttttacaaaatgcttATGCACAGAAATGCCTAAGTTTACAAAACAGCAGAATAACTATTTGTCCCTAAGAAAAGACGGCGGCTGCAGAACGCGAAGCCGCGTCGTCCTCAATTTGGCTTTGCAATTTGTCAGCGCGCCCCCTCCCCTCCCTTAGAATTCAAGCACGAACGGCGTGCTTTTATCACACACGTCGCTTTACGCAAACTATATATCCACGCAGCTAAGATTGTGTGCCACACGTGCATAAGTATGGACACGTTTTTAAATGCATGCTTAAGCGTTGCGAGATTTAATTTGAATAGATGGTAAAGAACTTTTATGTCAAGGAAATCTCGGACgtgtttgaaaaatgaaaaaaatttaaaaagttttgtttttttttctctctctatATGCACAGCGAAACGAAATATTCGCACCTAAATTAGTTCCAAATTAGGTAATGATGATCTTATACAAAAACATGCGAGTGTACATGCGCGTTATTTGACGCGTGCGTCTGCGTGTGTGTGTTTAACAAGTTCTTAgtgttttaaagaaagtttctcttctagaaaaaaaaccgtatatatatatatacaaactttttttgagtttatacTTGTGTGATGTGTAGATGTTAAGCTGAAAATATTGCGCTTATCGAAAAACGGACGCAACATTACGCAAGAAAGTATAAACATTACAAGTAAGAATTTTGTTCAAATCGGATTTTGCAAAtcctaaaaataaatgtttttaatatataggtgtgtgtgtgtgtgtgtgtgtgtgtgtgcgtgtgtacatgtaagtgaaaaaaattaaatttatatatatatatatatgtatatataaatatataaatatgtatatatatatttctatatttatgtatattaacatatatatgtatatatatatgaatatatatatatatatatatatatgtatatttatattaaaaatgtatatatatatatatatataaatatatttatatgtatatatatgtatatatatataaaaaatgtatatatttacatttatttatatgtatatatatatatatatatgtatatatataaaaaatgtttatatatatatatatatttatatatataaatatatgtatatatatatatatatatatatatatgtatatatatataaaaaatgtatatatacaaatatatatatatatatatatatgtatatatatatatatatgtatatatatataaaaaatgtatatatacaaatatatatgtatatatatatatatgtatatatatattaaaaatgtatatatataaatatatatgtatatatgtatatatatatatatatatatatatatatatatatatatatatatatatgtatatatatatatatatgtatatatatatatatatttatatatataaatatatatatgtatatatatatatatatgtataaatatatatatatatatatttatatatataaatatatatatgtatatatatatatatatatatatatatatatgtatatatatatatatatttatatatataaatatatatgtatatatatatatatatgtataaatatatatatatatatatatatttatatatataaatatatatatgtatatatatatatatatgtatatatgtataaatatatatatatatatatatatttatatatataaatatatatatatatatatatatatatatgtatatatatatataaaaaatgtatatatatgtatatatatatatatatgtatatatatatatatatatgtatatatatatatatatgtatatataaatatatatttgtatatatatatattatatatatatatatatatatatatatatatatatatatatatatatatatatatatatatatatatatatatatatatatatatatatacgtatatataaatatatatatgtatatatatatacaaaatgtttatatatatatatatacatatatttatttatatatatatatatatatatatatatatatatatatatatatatatatatatatatatatatatatatatatatatatatatatatatatatatatatatatatatatatatatatatatatatatatatatatatatatatatatatatatatatatatatatatatatatatatatatatatatatatatatatatatatatatatatatatatatatatatatatatatatatatatatatatatgttaaaaatgtatatatatatttatatatgtgtgtatatatattaaatatgtatctatatatatatatatatatatatatatatatatatatatatatatatatttatatatatatatatatacatatatatatatgtatatatatatattaaaattgtatatatatatatatatatatatgtgtgtatatatattaaaaatgtatatatatatatatatatatatatatatatatatatatatatatatatgtatatatatatatatatatatatatatatatatatatatatatatatatatatgtatatatataattaaaaatgtatatatatatatatatatatatatatatatatatatgtgtatatgtattaaaaatgtatatttatatatatatatatatatatatatatatatatatatgtgtatatatattaaaaatgtatatatatatataaatatatatatatatatatatatatataaatatttatatatatatatatatatatataaaggcatatatatataaatgtatatttataaatatatataaatatatgaatatgtatttatatatatatatatatatatatatatatatatataaatatatgattatgtatttatatatatatatatatatatatatatatatatatatatatatatatatatatatatatatatatatatatatatataaatatatgatcatgtatttatatatatatatatatatatatatataaatgcatatatatataaatgtatattttcaaatatatataaatatatgaatatgtatttatatatatatatatatatatatatatatatatatatatatatatatatatatatatatatatatatatatatatatatatatatatatatatatatatatatatatatatatatatatatatatatatatatatatatatatatatatacatatatatatatttatgtatttatatatatataaatacataataatatatttatatatacatatatatataaatacataataatatatttatatatatatatatatataaatacataataatatatttatatatatatatatatataaatacataataatatatttatatatatatatatataaatacataataatatatttacatatatatatatatataaatacataataatatatttatatatatatatatataaatacataataatatatttacatatatatatatataaatacattataatatatttatatatatatatatatataaatacataataatatatttatatatatatatatataaatacataataatatatttatatatatatatatataaatacataataatatatttacatatatatatatatatataaatacataataatatatttatatatatatatatatataaatacataataatatatttatatatatatatatatataaatacataataatatatttatatatatatatataaaaatacataataatatatttatatatatatatatataaatacataataatatatttatatatatatatatataaatacataataatatatttacatatatatatatatataaattcataataatatatttacatatatatatatatatatatagatttatatatatatatttatatatatatatattaataaatacatatacatttatgtatatatatatatatatatatataaatttttaaatatgtatatatatatatatatatatatatatatatatatatatatatatatatatatatatatatatgtatatatatgtatatatatgtatatatatatatatatatatatatatatagatttatatatatatatatttatatataaatatatatatatatatatgtatatttatataaaatgtatatatatatgtatatatatatgaaaaatgtatatatatatatatatatatatatatatatatatatatatatatatatatatatatatatatatatatatatatatatatatatatatatataaatgtatatatatatatatatgtatatatatatataagtatatatatatatatatataaatgtatatatatatttatgtatatatatatatgtatatatatatatatatgtatatatatataaaaaatgtatatatatatatatatatgtatatatatataaaaaatgtatatatatatatatatatatatgtatatatatatattaaaaatgtatatatatatatatatgtgtgtgtatatatataaaaaatgaatatatatatatatatatatgtgtatatatattaaaaatgtatatatatatatatatatatatatatatatatgtatatatatatattaaaaatgtatatatatatatatatatatgtgtgtgtatatatataaaaaatgaatatatatatatatatatatatatatctttatttatatttttatgtatatatatatatatttatatttatatattaatatatatatatatatatatatttatttatatttatatatatatatatatatatatatatttatatttatatattaatatatatatatatatatttatatttatatatatatatatatatatatatatacatttatataataatatatatatatatatatttatatttatatatttatatatatatttatatatttaaatatatatatatatttatgtacatatatatatatatatatatatatatatatatatatatatatatatatatatatatatatatatatacacatgtatatatatatatatttatatatatatttatatatttaaatatatatatatatatatatataaatatatatatatatatatatatatttatatatacatatatatatatatacatatatatatatatatttatatatatattcatatatttaaatatatataaatatatatatatatatatatatatatatatatatatatgaatatatatatatttatatatatatatatgatatatagatatatatttatatattcaaatatatatatatatgtatatttatatatatatatatatatataaatacatattgatatatatatatttacatatgtatatatatgtattcaaatatatatgtttatatttgtatgtatatatgtttgtatatatatatatttatctatatttatatatgtttgtataattttttacttatatttattacatatatatttctaaaacattaaatgtgCATATCTCtacatatatgtaaatgtatattgttatatattattagagtaaaaagaaaagaataagaaaaacgaataaagcatatatatataaatatatttttatgtctatgtattataagtttttttttaatacttataatatcAGAAATGATAATACACAATGTCTTTTAGGCATTCCAGGGTGATTAATTTGTTCTATAAGTTGAGTGTGGTTCATTGATTAATGTTAGATGAATTTAAACACAATGTTTTGCATTGCAAATAGGTGTTTTGCtgataattgtatttatatattttgtccGGATACGAACTCCTGTTTAATTAAATTCATGTCCggataatattatttaaatcctAGAATGTATATgatatttgaatttatatagtatttagaattttatattttattttgacgTAATACTTCTGTTATTTGGGATGCTCTTTTACTTCCTTTTTGTATTTACGCGAgaagttgtttattaaaaaaagttacttctaatatttatttaaaaaattttctaaataacctTTGACTTTTACTCTAAAatgcatgcttttttttttttaaaaacaagttatgtAAAGGATgattacatttaaaagtaatttttttatatgttaatgtTAATCacatgaaaaagatttttatttttcaatttaaaatttaaattgttttgaaaattaatataaaagtaactttaactgttgtttaaatttacttttaaaagtaaattatttaaaaaaattcgaaatttataaaaacttgcatATGAAAGTAAGTTATATAACAATGTTATGacactaaatgtaaattaaatttaaaaataagataactatatatatcaaaagcaattgcaaatttttatttgaaaataattctttaaattaaaactacataagcttacattttatataatttataaagtaatcGTAAAGTAACTAGTATTTCacttatttttcataataacttTGTCAGCATCCTGTACAACAGGAATGCAATAAAGTAAAGTCTAGAATTCAGATTAATCTGAATTACATCAGTGAGAAGCATATGACATATGCCCTTTCGAGACTCAGAAAGGATAGGCCATTTGGATAGCATAATTTGCATAAATGTTGGTTTAGGTAACAGGTTTTTTGTTAccaagtttttattattgaaaaactaaGGACGGGAAGTTTCACCTGTCCAGGATTAAGAAGGCTTCAGTATAATGTCTTGCAGATTTAGTAGCTAAGATATTGTAAGAAGATGcctaatttttgttaagtttttttagacACTACAGTAAGAACCTGCTCAAATATCCCTAGACCCTGTAAGTCTCGATCTGGCACTGGTTATTAGAGCTACAGTATTTTAAGAGCGTGAAAAATTTAGAACTACTTGTGTAAATACCTTTGTCTGCAAGTAGTATCAGTGACCTAACTACAGCAAAACTATTGTAAGCAACAAATACTGTTTCTCAAGCAACTAGGCCCAGAGAAACAGAAATTGGGCTCTTTAATTAATTCttaatgtaattaattataatgatcgTTAAAAGAAAACccatgtgtaaattaaatgttaca
Above is a window of Hydra vulgaris chromosome 10, alternate assembly HydraT2T_AEP DNA encoding:
- the LOC101238595 gene encoding periculin-1-like precursor (The RefSeq protein has 2 substitutions, 1 frameshift compared to this genomic sequence), whose translation is MFTKVILIASVILAVTANEQWQSDGPTESHKEYEPESEYESQYGSKNEYHPKNGYKPKKVYCLGVDVTNDCIYRADNNYAIDDKPRSGYVACVNKSAICMPCPYGLVFCSKAGYKGLGQCLGKYDECPPRSY